The following proteins are encoded in a genomic region of Notolabrus celidotus isolate fNotCel1 chromosome 19, fNotCel1.pri, whole genome shotgun sequence:
- the LOC117830870 gene encoding ankyrin repeat domain-containing protein SOWAHB-like: MATDLSQDSVLQFLRSAGGSAKNADLLLHFRDFIRDHADRDRNRELFKKCVNTLATVQQLDGVSYVVLRRKFKGRVPGGGEGDFSGPQRPSPGMKRDSSPGTERLSPAVSAEKPRKKVQPREVTTSAPQGVNATKTILPAAGIMLNNNNNVKTNLNLKQHPETNKPGLYGGPAAAQTPSLPQPAPLDQSTKIIQSDMRSQPPAPGITPVVSAVRHHGETRQQVPVQQPPLRGRDAELKTPSFSEPPAQDWSSKIGQHNVGFAPPSSGITPVVSAVRQHVETSQQIPVQEPYRGREAEVRTPSFSEPPAQDWSTKTGQSKVGFAPPSSSITPVVSGVRQHGEPRQQITVQEPYRGKEAELKTPGFSEPPAQDWSSKAGQRKVGFAPPSSGITPVVSGVRQHVETRQQIQVQEPYRGREAEVRTPSFSEPPASDQSFKMGQQVMGSGPPAPGITPVVPVRHTEETFRVPETIRGTGAGLQPGGGLHQEPPPPNQVNVKSQVVRRHRHRKSYKSAVSYDEDEQQEEEEEEEEVPARRCSAGGEWPLSVPLGNMGKAISASSPCIIDVPSVAPSSSSEKSLPKIYVQDVEVERPPPRGGPGWSFESGAGIRGQWAGAGLGPGSIRHSLEAEHHTQSSQSAPHYDVYVDRRFSQPAAYLQEQRVVQQNQRGSLSSSTSNIYSPSPDSGLSIRDWPMSGSPRGSGWNSSLEDLPERTGHHMRSRSPIQEVLQRAQKTRAEPSMLHAGSKVQTPWHHSTGHLLDDQEHKAHSSPFHHSSDYLHENQQSAARVKPWHLSTGDLYDDHREAELSESSTPSPTMRQHAGVPRRLSSHLRSRMCRSMGADLDQLLPEEVRGGGGGGSEAARLNRLHLISSSLSLRCGVSSSSLSSCSTPPRSHSMANLTEATEGGGGKKSIPSSSTAAHPEGSGRQSQVPLESREHDWLVKGAAGAWPDIYSLFRDDSTLLNRQDFISGFTVLHWIAKHGDHRVLNTLWYGVQKAGLAFDINARSTCGHTPLHIAAIHGHKSIMRLLVSKFNADVKLRDTAGKKPWQYLSSSSPPDVFQLLGAPARVALGVGNVAVGRSESFWKPEKQQRRRRKHHLSSASSAERPMSISAKVKRSSSIAAFLKHKTLRHLHGHQSDSSV, encoded by the exons ATGGCTACGGATTTATCCCAGGACTCCGTGCTCCAATTCCTCCGGAGCGCAGGAGGCTCGGCTAAGAACGCGGACCTGCTGCTGCACTTCAGAGACTTCATCCGAGACCATGCGGACCGGGACCGGAACCGGGAGCTCTTCAAGAAGTGTGTCAACACCCTGGCCACCGTGCAACAGCTCGACGGAGTCTCCTATGTGGTTCTCCGGAGGAAATTCAAAGGGAGAGTCCCGGGTGGAGGTGAAGGGGACTTCTCAGGGCCACAGAGACCTTCCCCCGGGATGAAGAGAGATTCCTCCCCGGGGACCGAGCGACTGAGCCCGGCTGTGAGCGCGGAGAAGCCTCGGAAGAAAGTTCAGCCCAGGGAAGTGACAACCTCCGCCCCGCAGGGAGTGAACGCCACGAAAACAATCCTACCTGCAGCTGGGATCATgctcaataacaacaacaatgtgaAGACTAATCTAAACCTGAAACAGCACCCAGAAACCAACAAACCAGGTCTTTATGGTGGACCAGCAGCGGCTCAGACCCCCAGTCTACCACAGCCTGCACCCCTGGATCAGAGCACTAAAATAATACAGAGTGACATGAGGTCTCAGCCACCAGCTCCTGGGATTACACCTGTTGTCTCTGCTGTCAGGCATCATGGAGAAACCAGGCAGCAAGTCCCAGTCCAACAGCCTCCCCTCAGAGGCAGGGACGCTGAGCTGAAGACCCCCAGCTTCTCAGAGCCTCCTGCCCAAGACTGGAGCTCTAAAATAGGGCAGCACAACGTTGGTTTTGCCCCCCCATCCTCTGGCATCACACCTGTGGTCTCTGCAGTCAGACAACATGTAGAAACCAGTCAGCAAATACCGGTCCAAGAACCctacagagggagggaggcagaagTTAGGACACCCAGTTTCTCGGAGCCTCCTGCCCAAGACTGGAGCACTAAGACGGGGCAAAGTAAGGTTGGATTTGCACCCCCATCCTCTAGCATCACACCTGTGGTCTCTGGAGTCAGACAACATGGAGAACCCAGACAGCAAATAACGGTCCAAGAACCTTATAGAGGGAAGGAGGCTGAGCTGAAGACCCCCGGCTTCTCTGAGCCTCCTGCTCAAGACTGGAGCTCTAAAGCGGGGCAACGTAAGGTTGGTTTTGCCCCCCCATCTTCTGGCATCACACCTGTGGTCTCTGGAGTCAGACAACATGTAGAAACCAGGCAGCAAATACAGGTCCAAGAACCCTACAGAGGGCGGGAGGCAGAAGTTAGGACCCCCAGCTTCTCAGAGCCTCCTGCCTCAGATCAGAGCTTTAAAATGGGCCAACAGGTGATGGGTTCGGGCCCTCCAGCTCCAGGAATAACACCTGTGGTCCCTGTTAGACATACAGAGGAAACCTTCAGGGTCCCAGAGACCATCAGAGGGACGGGAGCTGGTCTGCAGCCTGGAGGTGGTCTTCATCAGGAGCCTCCTCCTCCTAATCAGGTGAATGTTAAATCTCAGGTTGTGCGCCGCCACAGACACAGGAAGAGCTACAAGTCTGCTGTATCTTATGACGAGGacgagcagcaggaggaggaggaagaggaggaggaggtcccAGCCAGGCGGTGTTCAGCAGGTGGAGAGTGGCCCCTGAGTGTTCCTCTGGGGAACATGGGGAAGGCCATCTCCGCCTCCTCGCCATGCATCATAGACGTTCCCTCTGTtgccccctcctcttcatcagagaAGAGTCTCCCGAAGATTTACGTCCAGGATGTTGAGGTGGAAAGGCCGCCCCCTAGAGGTGGGCCAGGCTGGAGCTTTGAATCAGGGGCCGGGATAAGAGGACAGTGGGCAGGGGCCGGATTAGGACCTGGGTCCATCAGACACAGCTTGGAGGCGGAGCATCACACACAGTCATCACAGTCGGCGCCTCATTACGATGTTTACGTGGACCGACGGTTCTCACAGCCTGCAGCTTACCTGCAGGAACAGAGAGTGGTGCAGCAGAACCAGAGAGGTTCTCTGTCATCCAGCACCAGCAACATCTACTCCCCCTCTCCTGACTCCGGTCTCTCCATCAGAGACTGGCCGATGTCCGGCTCCCCCAGAGGATCGGGGTGGAACAGCAGCTTGGAGGATCTACCGGAAAGAACAG GTCATCACATGAGAAGCCGGTCTCCAATCCAGGAAGTCCTCCAGCGAGCCCAAAAGACCAGAGCGGAGCCTTCGATGCTTCATGCTGGCAGTAAAGTCCAGACTCCCTGGCATCACTCGACAGGACATCTCCTCGACGACCAGGAACACAAAGCTCATTCATCACCATTCCATCACTCCAGTGACTATCTCCATGAGAACCAGCAGTCTGCAGCCAGGGTCAAACCGTGGCACCTCTccacag GTGATCTCTACGATGACCACCGTGAGGCGGAGCTAAGTGAGAGCTCCACCCCTTCACCGACGATGCGCCAGCACGCAGGCGTCCCCCGGCGTCTCAGCAGCCACCTGCGGAGCCGGATGTGTCGCAGCATGGGGGCCGACCTGGACCAGCTCTTGCCTgaggaggtgagaggaggaggaggaggaggaagtgaggcGGCCCGTCTGAACCGCCTCCACCTCATCTCCTCCTCGCTCAGCCTTCGGTGCGGCGTGTCCTCGTCCTCGCTGTCGTCCTGCTCCACGCCGCCTCGCAGCCACAGCATGGCTAACCTGACTGAGGCgactgagggaggaggagggaagaagagCATCCCTTCTTCCTCGACTGCTGCTCATCCTGAAGGCTCCGGGAGGCAG TCTCAGGTTCCTCTGGAGTCCAGGGAGCACGACTGGCTGGTGAAGGGGGCGGCGGGGGCGTGGCCTGACATCTACTCTCTGTTCAGAGACGACTCTACTCTGCTCAACAGACAAGACTTCATCTCCGGCTTCACCGTGCTGCACTGGATCGCCAAACACGGAGACCACAGAGTCCTCAACACCTTATG GTATGGAGTTCAGAAGGCAGGTCTGGCCTTTGACATAAATGCCAGGTCAACATGCGGACACACCCCTCTCCATATTGCCGCCATCCACGGCCACAAGAGCATCATGCGCCTGCTGGTGAGCAAGTTCAACGCCGACGTGAAGCTGAGGGACACGGCGGGAAAGAAGCCCTGGCAGTACCTGAGCAGCTCCTCTCCACCTGATGTCTTCCAGCTGCTGGGAGCTCCAGCGAGGGTCGCTTTAGGGGTCGGAAACGTCGCAGTCGGGAGGTCCGAGTCTTTCTGGAAACCGGAGAAGCAGCAGCGGAGACGGAGGAAACATCACCTCTCATCGGCGTCCTCAGCTGAGAGGCCGATGTCAATTTCAGCTAAAGTGAAGAGATCATCATCCATCGCTGCGtttctgaaacacaaaacactgcGACACCTTCACGGACATCAGTCTGATTCCTCCGTTTGA